One Kitasatospora sp. NBC_01287 DNA window includes the following coding sequences:
- a CDS encoding ABC transporter permease, whose translation MSTATEPRTKPSVKAPGQRARLSLPVILLLVSGAILLFAFVGAVTGNHELTSSGQVTAALGAAVPIGMAGLGGLWAERAGVVNIGLEGMMVAGTFAGAWVGYLVNPWVGLLAAIAAGAAGGLLHAVLTVGVGVDHIVSGVGINLLIPGICLYVNRIYYPDYVSAGAGASQSPPTPGLPTITIGGLSTWLDKIEGHHWFFVSDVAGLLGGLVTDLSVVTVLAVALLVGTYFVLWRTTFGLRLRSCGENPTAAESLGVNVYKYKYIAVIASGGFAGLGGAYLSMVAASVYRDGQTGNRGYIGLASMIFGNWLPGGLATGAGLFGFTDSLQLRDPDSVHVLLLALAIIMALLAAWQGYRRKLVPAVVSLVAAGGLALWYATTDVVQRPLIVATPYVITLVVLALSAQRLRPPKADGQIYRKGQGK comes from the coding sequence ATGAGCACCGCGACTGAGCCCCGTACCAAGCCGTCCGTCAAGGCCCCCGGGCAGCGGGCCAGGCTCTCGCTGCCGGTCATCCTGCTGCTGGTCTCCGGCGCGATCCTGCTGTTCGCCTTCGTCGGCGCCGTCACCGGCAACCACGAGCTGACCTCCTCCGGCCAGGTGACCGCCGCGCTGGGCGCCGCGGTGCCGATCGGCATGGCGGGTCTGGGCGGTCTGTGGGCCGAGCGGGCCGGTGTGGTCAACATCGGCCTCGAAGGCATGATGGTGGCCGGCACCTTCGCCGGCGCCTGGGTCGGCTACCTGGTCAACCCCTGGGTCGGCCTGCTGGCCGCGATCGCGGCCGGCGCCGCGGGCGGCCTGCTGCACGCGGTGCTCACGGTCGGGGTCGGGGTGGACCACATCGTCTCCGGTGTCGGCATCAACCTGCTGATCCCCGGCATCTGCCTCTACGTCAACCGGATCTACTACCCGGACTACGTCTCGGCCGGTGCCGGTGCCTCGCAGTCGCCGCCCACCCCGGGGCTGCCGACCATCACCATCGGCGGCCTCTCGACCTGGCTGGACAAGATCGAGGGCCACCACTGGTTCTTCGTCTCCGACGTCGCGGGTCTGCTCGGCGGCCTGGTCACCGACCTGTCGGTGGTCACCGTGCTGGCGGTCGCGCTGCTGGTCGGCACCTACTTCGTGCTCTGGCGCACCACCTTCGGGCTGCGGCTGCGCTCCTGCGGCGAGAACCCGACCGCGGCCGAGTCGCTGGGCGTGAACGTCTACAAGTACAAGTACATCGCGGTGATCGCCTCCGGCGGCTTCGCGGGCCTGGGCGGGGCCTACCTCTCGATGGTCGCCGCCAGCGTCTACCGCGACGGCCAGACCGGCAACCGCGGTTACATCGGTCTCGCCTCGATGATCTTCGGCAACTGGCTGCCGGGCGGCCTGGCCACCGGCGCGGGCCTGTTCGGCTTCACCGACAGCCTCCAGCTGCGCGACCCGGACTCGGTGCACGTGCTGCTGCTCGCGCTGGCGATCATCATGGCGCTGCTCGCGGCCTGGCAGGGCTACCGGCGCAAGCTGGTGCCGGCCGTGGTCAGCCTGGTCGCCGCCGGCGGCCTGGCGCTCTGGTACGCGACCACCGACGTCGTGCAGCGCCCGCTGATCGTGGCGACGCCGTACGTGATCACCCTGGTGGTGCTGGCCCTCTCGGCGCAGCGGTTGCGGCCGCCGAAGGCCGACGGGCAGATCTACCGCAAGGGGCAGGGCAAGTGA
- a CDS encoding ABC transporter permease, with protein sequence MSTTTQTADKRGLLQRIDRERLVLAIAAPVLAIAAAAVICAALLAVAGFNPFQAFQLMTHYGFASDGQVAVINKATTYYLAGVAVAFGFRMNLFNIGADGQYQLAALFTAYVGGVVNLPSFIEIPLLLIVAMLVGGLWASVAGILRVTRGVSEVISTIMLNAITTAIIGVLLVPGIFAPSNGGGTSNSIQTKMMATSSNFFTLSTAGGSVYGFAILAVVIGVLFQLVLTRTRFGFDLRATGRSESAAAASGVNVKRMILTSMCVSGALAGLIGMPDLLTYSHYFGQNFQAGVGFTGIAIALLGRNTPLGIGFAALLWSFLDVTADKLSVNNYPPEIIKVMQGTIVICVVVAYELVRRYGLKRQQQRVGAQLAAQAESAAKKEVAA encoded by the coding sequence ATGAGCACCACCACCCAGACCGCCGACAAGCGCGGCCTGCTGCAGCGGATCGACCGCGAGCGCCTGGTCCTGGCCATCGCCGCACCCGTGCTGGCCATCGCCGCCGCCGCGGTGATCTGCGCGGCCCTGCTGGCCGTCGCGGGCTTCAACCCGTTCCAGGCCTTCCAGCTGATGACCCACTACGGGTTCGCCTCCGACGGGCAGGTGGCGGTCATCAACAAGGCCACCACCTACTACCTCGCCGGTGTCGCGGTGGCCTTCGGCTTCCGGATGAACCTGTTCAACATCGGCGCCGACGGCCAGTACCAGCTGGCCGCGCTCTTCACCGCCTACGTCGGCGGTGTGGTGAACCTGCCCTCGTTCATCGAGATCCCGCTGCTGCTGATCGTCGCCATGCTGGTCGGCGGTCTGTGGGCCTCGGTCGCCGGCATCCTGCGGGTCACCCGCGGGGTCAGCGAGGTCATCTCGACCATCATGCTGAACGCCATCACCACCGCGATCATCGGTGTGCTGCTGGTGCCCGGCATCTTCGCGCCGAGCAACGGCGGCGGGACCAGCAACTCCATCCAGACCAAGATGATGGCCACCTCCAGCAACTTCTTCACGCTGAGCACCGCGGGCGGTTCGGTCTACGGCTTCGCCATCCTGGCGGTGGTCATCGGGGTGCTGTTCCAGCTGGTGCTGACCCGCACCCGGTTCGGCTTCGACCTGCGCGCCACCGGCCGCTCCGAGTCGGCCGCCGCCGCCAGCGGGGTCAACGTCAAGCGGATGATCCTGACCAGCATGTGCGTCTCCGGCGCGCTGGCCGGTCTGATCGGCATGCCCGACCTGCTGACCTACTCGCACTACTTCGGCCAGAACTTCCAGGCGGGCGTCGGCTTCACCGGCATCGCGATCGCGCTGCTGGGCCGCAACACCCCGCTCGGCATCGGTTTCGCCGCGCTGCTCTGGTCCTTCCTGGATGTCACCGCCGACAAGCTCTCGGTGAACAACTACCCGCCGGAGATCATCAAGGTCATGCAGGGCACCATCGTCATCTGCGTGGTCGTCGCCTACGAGCTGGTGCGCCGCTACGGCCTCAAGCGCCAGCAGCAGCGCGTCGGTGCCCAGCTTGCCGCTCAGGCCGAGTCGGCCGCCAAGAAGGAGGTGGCGGCATGA